In Zerene cesonia ecotype Mississippi chromosome 18, Zerene_cesonia_1.1, whole genome shotgun sequence, the following are encoded in one genomic region:
- the LOC119834081 gene encoding circadian clock-controlled protein daywake-like, which produces MVLEEKQKLSQVSYIKPCKPTDKACMLASAQNAIQYVSSGIPEFGVIPSDPLSINDVRNDDANLKLGFRNMKIVGASKCKVENISRDLAKSTVTVTMECPLKANGQYDLKGKMLFFEAFGDGDFEIKTNRVKITVVQKIKSVQGADGKKHWKITGFDYSYDLVEKVDIQFDNLFGGDETRAKPILEIMNHSWKDMVTEIGGPIIKQLLSEIIAIVNKFYHAVPSENFEIVE; this is translated from the exons TATCATACATAAAACCATGTAAACCAACCGACAAGGCTTGCATGCTTGCGAGCGCGCAGAACGCAATCCAGTACGTGTCGTCTGGGATCCCGGAGTTTGGCGTGATACCCTCTGACCCTCTATCCATCAACGATGTTCGTAACGATGATGCCAACCTCAAACTGGGCTTTAGAAACATGAAAATCGTCGGTGCTAGCAAGTGCAAAGTTGAAAACATATC GCGTGATTTAGCTAAATCTACGGTCACTGTAACAATGGAATGTCCCCTAAAAGCTAACGGCCAGTATGATCTTAAAGGAAAGATGCTGTTCTTTGAAGCCTTTGGAGATGGcgactttgaaataaaaacaa ACAGAGTGAAAATCACCgtagtacaaaaaataaagtcagTCCAAGGAGCAGACGGCAAGAAACATTGGAAAATCACTGGGTTCGACTACTCGTATGATTTAGTTGAGAAGGTTGACATACAATTCGACAATCTCTTTGGAGGAGATGAGACCAGAG CCAAACCTATCCTAGAAATCATGAACCATAGCTGGAAAGACATGGTTACTGAAATTGGTGGACCAATCATAAAGCAACTGCTCTCCGAAATCATAGCAATTGTCAACAAGTTCTACCACGCAGTACCATCAGAAAACTTTGAAATAGTTGAATAA